One Oscillospiraceae bacterium genomic region harbors:
- the fusA gene encoding elongation factor G encodes MTRNIGIMAHIDAGKTTTTERILYYTGINHKIGEVHDGAATMDWMEQEQERGITITSAATTCYWSHTETQHDPALFKKNRHRINIIDTPGHVDFTVEVQRSLRVLDGSVTVLAAKGGVEPQSETVWRQADEYKVPRMVYVNKMDTMGADFYRCVQMLHDRLHANGVPIQLPVGQEDTFKGIIDLIDMQADIYYDDMGNDVRVEPIPEDMQEKAQEYHDKLIEAVAETDEELMMKYLEGEELTKEEIKAALRKATISNEIVPVVCGSSYKNRGVQKLLDAIVDYMPAPTDVAAIKGTNPETGEEEDRISSDDQPFAALAFKIMTDPYVGKLCFFRVYSGTLDAGTTVYNSVKDNNERIGRILQMHANNRKDIDTVYAGDIAAAVGLKNTTTGDTLCDEKHPIILESMNFPEPVIRVAIEPKTKAGSEKMGIALAKLAEEDPTFRTWTDEETGQTIIAGMGELHLEIIVDRLLREFKVEANVGAPQVAYRETIRKEANQETKYARQSGGKGQYGHVKIKVEPNPGKGYEFVNGVVGGAIPKEYIPAVDQGIQGAMKSGVLAGYPVVDVKVTLWDGSYHEVDSSEMAFSIAGSMAFKEAMKKCDPVIMEPIMKVNVIVPDEYMGNVIGDLNSRRGQINNQESEGGTARVTALVPLSEMFGYATDLRSKTQGRGQYSMEPDEYQQVPKSVADKIMSDRAKA; translated from the coding sequence ATGACCCGTAATATCGGTATCATGGCCCACATCGACGCAGGTAAGACCACCACCACCGAGCGTATCCTGTACTACACCGGTATCAACCATAAGATCGGTGAAGTTCATGACGGCGCTGCTACGATGGACTGGATGGAGCAGGAACAGGAGCGTGGTATCACCATCACTTCTGCTGCTACCACCTGCTACTGGAGCCATACCGAGACCCAGCACGATCCGGCTCTCTTCAAGAAGAACCGTCATCGTATCAATATCATCGACACCCCGGGCCACGTTGACTTCACTGTTGAGGTTCAGCGTTCCCTGCGTGTTCTGGACGGTTCCGTTACCGTTCTGGCCGCTAAGGGCGGTGTTGAGCCGCAGTCTGAGACCGTCTGGCGTCAGGCTGACGAGTATAAGGTTCCCCGTATGGTGTACGTCAACAAGATGGATACCATGGGTGCCGATTTCTACCGCTGCGTTCAGATGCTCCATGATCGTCTGCACGCCAACGGTGTGCCCATCCAGCTGCCCGTTGGTCAGGAGGATACCTTCAAGGGTATTATCGACCTGATTGATATGCAGGCTGACATCTACTATGATGACATGGGCAATGATGTCCGCGTTGAGCCGATTCCTGAGGATATGCAGGAGAAGGCCCAGGAGTACCATGACAAGCTGATCGAGGCTGTTGCCGAGACCGACGAAGAGCTGATGATGAAGTACCTGGAAGGCGAAGAGCTGACCAAGGAAGAGATCAAGGCTGCTCTGCGTAAGGCTACCATCTCCAACGAGATCGTTCCTGTTGTCTGTGGTTCCTCCTACAAGAACCGCGGCGTTCAGAAGCTGCTGGATGCTATTGTTGACTACATGCCGGCTCCTACCGACGTTGCAGCCATCAAGGGCACCAACCCCGAGACCGGCGAGGAAGAGGATCGTATCTCTTCCGACGACCAGCCTTTCGCAGCTCTGGCTTTCAAGATCATGACTGACCCCTACGTTGGTAAGCTCTGCTTCTTCCGTGTGTACTCCGGTACCCTGGATGCAGGCACCACCGTTTACAACTCTGTCAAGGATAACAACGAGCGTATCGGCCGTATCCTGCAGATGCACGCCAACAACCGTAAGGATATCGACACCGTTTACGCTGGCGATATCGCGGCTGCTGTCGGCCTGAAGAATACTACCACCGGTGACACCCTGTGCGACGAGAAGCATCCCATCATCCTCGAGTCGATGAACTTCCCCGAGCCCGTTATCCGTGTTGCTATCGAGCCCAAGACCAAGGCCGGCTCCGAGAAGATGGGCATTGCTCTGGCAAAGCTCGCTGAAGAAGACCCGACCTTCCGTACTTGGACCGATGAAGAGACCGGTCAGACCATCATCGCCGGCATGGGCGAGCTCCATCTGGAGATCATCGTCGACCGTCTGCTCCGCGAGTTCAAGGTCGAGGCTAATGTTGGCGCTCCCCAGGTTGCTTACCGCGAGACCATTCGCAAGGAAGCCAACCAGGAGACCAAGTACGCCCGCCAGTCTGGTGGTAAGGGCCAGTACGGTCACGTTAAGATCAAGGTTGAGCCCAACCCCGGCAAGGGTTACGAGTTCGTCAACGGTGTCGTTGGCGGCGCTATCCCGAAGGAATATATCCCCGCTGTCGATCAGGGCATTCAGGGCGCTATGAAGTCCGGCGTTCTCGCTGGCTATCCCGTCGTCGATGTCAAGGTCACCCTGTGGGATGGTTCTTACCATGAGGTCGACTCCTCTGAAATGGCGTTCTCCATCGCCGGTTCTATGGCTTTCAAGGAGGCCATGAAGAAGTGCGATCCCGTCATCATGGAGCCCATCATGAAGGTCAACGTTATCGTGCCTGATGAGTACATGGGCAACGTTATCGGCGACCTGAACAGCCGCCGTGGTCAGATCAACAACCAGGAGTCTGAGGGTGGCACCGCTCGTGTTACCGCTTTGGTTCCTCTGTCTGAGATGTTCGGCTATGCTACCGACCTGCGTTCTAAGACCCAGGGCCGTGGCCAGTACTCCATGGAGCCTGATGAATATCAGCAGGTTCCCAAGAGTGTCGCCGACAAGATCATGAGCGACCGCGCTAAAGCGTAA
- the rpsG gene encoding 30S ribosomal protein S7, whose translation MPRRGNVAKREVLADPIYNSKVVTRLVNYIMLDGKKGVAQEIVYDAFDIVKEKTGNDPLEMFEKAMENIMPNLECKTRRVGGANYQVPLEVSPARRETLGLRWLTAYSRARGEKTMSARLAAEIIDATNGVGGSVKKREDTHKMAEANKAFAHYRY comes from the coding sequence ATGCCCAGAAGAGGTAATGTCGCTAAGCGCGAAGTTCTGGCTGATCCTATCTACAATTCCAAGGTTGTCACCCGTCTGGTCAACTACATCATGCTGGATGGCAAGAAAGGTGTTGCTCAGGAGATCGTTTACGATGCATTTGACATCGTGAAGGAAAAGACCGGCAACGACCCGCTCGAGATGTTCGAGAAGGCTATGGAGAACATCATGCCTAACCTCGAGTGCAAGACCCGCCGCGTCGGCGGTGCTAACTACCAGGTTCCCCTGGAGGTCAGCCCGGCCCGCCGTGAGACCCTGGGTCTGCGTTGGCTCACCGCTTACAGCCGTGCCCGTGGCGAGAAGACCATGTCTGCTCGTCTGGCCGCTGAGATCATCGACGCCACCAACGGTGTCGGCGGTTCTGTCAAGAAGCGCGAGGATACGCACAAGATGGCCGAGGCCAACAAGGCTTTTGCCCACTATCGTTATTGA
- the rpsL gene encoding 30S ribosomal protein S12: protein MPTFNQLVRKGREVLVKKSTAPALQKCYNSQKKQYTTMNSPQKRGVCTAVRTMTPKKPNSALRKVARVRLTNGIEVTSYIPGIGHNLQEHSVVLIRGGRVKDLPGVRYHIIRGTLDTQGVANRNQARSKYGAKRPKAGAKK from the coding sequence ATGCCTACTTTTAACCAGCTCGTGCGCAAAGGTCGTGAGGTCTTGGTCAAGAAGAGCACTGCCCCTGCTCTGCAGAAGTGCTACAACTCCCAGAAGAAGCAGTACACCACCATGAACAGCCCGCAGAAGCGCGGTGTCTGCACTGCCGTCCGTACCATGACCCCCAAGAAGCCTAACTCTGCTCTGCGTAAAGTTGCCCGTGTCCGCCTCACGAATGGTATCGAGGTCACCTCTTACATTCCCGGTATCGGCCATAACCTGCAGGAGCACAGCGTTGTTCTGATCCGTGGCGGTCGTGTCAAGGATCTGCCCGGTGTCCGTTACCACATCATCCGTGGTACTCTGGATACCCAGGGTGTTGCGAACCGTAACCAGGCCCGCAGCAAATACGGTGCTAAGCGCCCCAAGGCCGGTGCCAAGAAGTAA
- the pepF gene encoding oligoendopeptidase F, whose product MAEILKERSELDPKFQWDLTPMFESDAAWETALENLDAEIDSVAAFAGKLSDAITIGAYLDATTELNRKVEQLYCYASMRHDEDTRGEAAQSMYARINSKYVKLITALSFARPEILALPEETLTAIVNDPAVADYKFNLEDLLRSKPHTLSKAEEKLLASFGEVMQAPSEAYHNLEDADLVFDPAKNTEGEEVEVTGSNFVPIEMGTDRVLRENAFRSFYKGYRQHINTMAATYAGAVKAATAEARARHYESSRAMSMAGENVPVEVYDNLVATVRKHMPAMHRYVRLRKKMLGVDELHFYDVYAPLVGDLKKSYTYETAQQMVLKAVAPLGEDYQKDVQKAYNEGWIDVYPNRGKRGGAYSGGCYDSNPYILLNFSGTLDSVSTLAHEMGHTMHSWRSRKHQPPQYADYTLFVAEVASTVNENLLIEQLLQNENDPQTRLYLLNQYLENFKGTVYRQTMFAEFEREAHAMVERGEALNASALNALYKRLVIDYFGDDMVIDDEIQYEWARIPHFYRPFYVYKYATGYSTAVALSEGILKEGEPAVKRYKEFLSMGGSAYPLDELRHAGVDLATPAPVDAALEKFERILDDAEATLAKLQ is encoded by the coding sequence ATGGCTGAAATTTTAAAAGAACGCAGCGAACTGGATCCGAAGTTCCAGTGGGACCTGACGCCGATGTTTGAAAGCGACGCTGCCTGGGAGACCGCCCTCGAAAACCTCGATGCCGAGATCGACAGCGTAGCCGCCTTTGCGGGCAAGCTGTCCGACGCCATCACCATCGGCGCTTATCTGGACGCCACCACCGAGCTGAACCGCAAGGTCGAGCAGCTCTACTGCTACGCCAGCATGCGCCACGATGAGGACACCCGCGGCGAGGCTGCCCAGAGTATGTACGCCCGCATCAACAGCAAGTATGTCAAGCTTATCACCGCGCTGTCCTTCGCCCGGCCGGAGATCCTGGCCCTGCCCGAGGAGACCCTGACCGCCATCGTCAACGATCCCGCCGTGGCCGACTACAAGTTCAATCTGGAGGACCTGCTGCGCAGCAAGCCCCACACCCTCTCCAAGGCCGAGGAAAAGCTGCTGGCCAGCTTTGGCGAGGTAATGCAGGCTCCCTCCGAGGCTTACCACAACCTCGAGGACGCCGACCTCGTCTTTGACCCCGCCAAGAACACCGAGGGTGAAGAAGTTGAGGTCACCGGCTCCAACTTCGTGCCCATCGAGATGGGCACCGACCGTGTCCTGCGCGAGAATGCTTTTCGCAGCTTCTACAAGGGCTACCGCCAGCACATCAACACCATGGCCGCCACCTACGCCGGTGCTGTCAAGGCTGCCACCGCCGAGGCTCGCGCCCGCCACTATGAGTCCTCCCGTGCCATGTCCATGGCAGGGGAGAATGTGCCCGTGGAGGTCTACGACAACCTGGTCGCCACCGTCCGCAAGCACATGCCCGCCATGCACCGCTACGTCCGCCTGCGCAAAAAGATGCTGGGCGTCGACGAGCTGCATTTCTATGATGTCTATGCCCCGCTGGTCGGTGACCTGAAGAAGTCCTACACCTACGAGACCGCCCAGCAGATGGTGCTGAAAGCCGTTGCCCCCCTGGGCGAGGACTACCAGAAGGACGTGCAGAAAGCCTACAACGAGGGCTGGATCGACGTTTATCCCAACCGCGGCAAGCGCGGCGGCGCTTACTCCGGCGGCTGCTATGACTCCAACCCCTATATCCTGCTGAACTTCAGCGGCACGCTGGACAGCGTTTCCACCCTGGCCCACGAGATGGGCCATACCATGCACAGCTGGCGCTCCCGCAAGCATCAGCCGCCGCAGTATGCTGACTACACGCTGTTCGTGGCCGAGGTCGCGTCCACTGTCAACGAGAACCTGCTCATCGAGCAGCTGCTCCAGAACGAGAACGACCCCCAGACCCGCCTCTATCTGCTGAACCAGTACCTGGAGAACTTCAAGGGCACCGTCTACCGCCAGACGATGTTTGCTGAGTTTGAGCGCGAGGCCCACGCCATGGTGGAGCGCGGCGAGGCCCTGAACGCCTCCGCTCTCAACGCCCTGTATAAGCGCCTGGTCATCGACTACTTCGGCGACGACATGGTCATCGATGACGAGATCCAGTACGAGTGGGCACGCATCCCGCACTTCTACCGTCCGTTCTACGTCTACAAGTACGCCACCGGCTACTCCACCGCCGTGGCCCTGTCCGAGGGCATCCTCAAAGAGGGCGAGCCTGCCGTCAAGCGCTACAAGGAGTTCCTCTCCATGGGCGGCAGCGCCTACCCGCTGGATGAGCTGCGCCACGCCGGTGTTGACCTGGCCACCCCGGCCCCAGTCGACGCTGCCCTCGAAAAGTTCGAGCGCATCCTCGATGACGCCGAAGCTACCCTGGCAAAGCTGCAGTAA
- a CDS encoding arsenate reductase family protein, with protein sequence MLFLQYPPCSTCQKAKRWLDDHGIAYTPRHIKEEKPTVEELRQWIARSGLPARKFFNTSGLVYRSLGLKDKLDAMTEEEQIALLATDGMLVKRPLLVGEDFVLPGFKPADWEKALL encoded by the coding sequence ATGCTGTTTTTGCAGTATCCGCCGTGCTCCACCTGCCAGAAGGCCAAAAGATGGCTGGACGACCATGGCATCGCCTACACCCCGCGCCATATCAAAGAGGAAAAACCTACGGTCGAAGAACTGCGGCAGTGGATTGCCCGCAGCGGCCTGCCGGCCCGCAAATTCTTCAATACCAGTGGCCTGGTTTACCGGTCCCTGGGGCTGAAAGATAAGTTGGATGCCATGACCGAGGAGGAGCAGATTGCTCTGCTGGCCACCGACGGCATGCTGGTCAAGCGCCCGCTGCTGGTAGGGGAGGACTTCGTCCTGCCCGGCTTCAAGCCCGCCGATTGGGAAAAAGCGCTTCTATAA
- a CDS encoding helix-turn-helix domain-containing protein has translation MDAKSFGAFIADQRRTLGLTQAEVAARLHVTDKAVSRWERGVGLPDINTLEPLAQVLHLTLDELIHTGTSGTGSGADSVKTFVDLFSPQSRYAGQLLRAICLLLSILFCLAGLLLCPDSLAILWDVGAQIVPASYAAKFFIFPTAALLQCLALFFWHFCDAHISLWETQFLAWLSAFQPRFSQFVRLLRETVFFFLFGFAIPFCELLTILLNLSRF, from the coding sequence ATGGACGCTAAAAGTTTCGGAGCCTTTATTGCCGACCAGCGCAGGACGCTGGGACTGACACAGGCAGAGGTTGCTGCACGCCTCCATGTGACAGACAAAGCGGTAAGCCGCTGGGAGCGCGGCGTTGGATTACCCGATATAAACACGCTGGAGCCGCTGGCCCAAGTACTGCACCTGACATTAGACGAATTAATTCACACAGGGACCTCCGGCACGGGCAGCGGTGCGGATTCTGTTAAGACTTTTGTCGATCTGTTTTCTCCGCAGAGCCGGTATGCCGGTCAACTTCTCCGTGCCATATGTCTGCTGTTATCCATCCTGTTTTGTCTGGCAGGGCTTTTGCTATGTCCGGACAGCCTTGCAATTTTGTGGGATGTCGGCGCACAGATCGTCCCTGCTTCCTACGCCGCAAAGTTCTTTATCTTTCCTACTGCGGCATTGCTGCAATGTCTGGCATTATTTTTCTGGCACTTTTGTGATGCCCATATATCACTTTGGGAAACGCAATTTTTGGCATGGCTCAGTGCTTTTCAGCCCCGGTTTTCGCAATTTGTCCGGCTTCTGCGCGAAACCGTATTCTTCTTCCTTTTTGGCTTTGCGATTCCCTTTTGTGAGTTATTAACGATTTTGCTGAATCTTTCTCGATTTTGA
- the rpoC gene encoding DNA-directed RNA polymerase subunit beta', whose translation MENKEFDSIKIGLASPDQIRAWSYGEVTKPETINYRTLKPERDGLYCERIFGPTKDWECHCGKYKRIRYKGKICDKCGVEVTRAKVRRERMGHIELAAPVSHIWYFKGIPSRIGLMLDISPRQLDKVLYFANYIVTDPGFTPLEKKQLLTEREYKEMREKYEDTFEAGMGAEAIQKLLAEIDLEKLSAELREELEHANGQKRVRLLKRLECVESFLESNQRPEWMIMTVIPVIPPDLRPLLQLDGGRFATSDLNDLYRRVINRNNRLRRLLELGAPDIIVRNEKRMLQEAVDALIDNGRRGRPVTGANNRALKSLSDMLKGKQGRFRQNLLGKRVDYSGRSVIVVGPELKMYQCGLPKEMALELFKPFVMKDLVEKEKANNIKSARKMVERARPEVWDSLETVIKGHPVLLNRAPTLHRLGIQAFEPVLVEGRAIKLHPLVCTPFNADFDGDQMAVHLPLSTEAQREAKMLMLASGNLLKPSDGEPVTVPTQDMILGSYYLTLVNPDDKGHGKIFRDESEAMMAYSSGLITLQAPIKVRRTLTFDGVEETALVDTTMGQIIFNNPIPQDLGYVDRTDPATKFDYEMNPRTLKIASGGKSDKLTKKGLPDIISRCLTKHGTKVCAMMLDQIKAQGYKYSTLSAITVAVPDAIIPDEKPAILAAADKKIEKVMKNFNRGLISDEERYRSTVAIWQAATEEVSDALSNNLKAHHQRNPIYMMSDSGARGSMDQIKQLAGMRGLLANTAGKTLEMPIRANYREGLNILEYFISSRGARKGLADTALRTADSGYLTRRLVDVSQEVIIREEDCHATEGIWVREISEGNSVVESFKERLNGRYALHDVMDPTTGELLVSKDKMMDMFDAEKIANAGITELEIRSVMTCRAHVGVCARCYGSNMSNGECVKVGESVGIIAAESIGEPGTQLTMRTFHTGGIASAEDITQGLPRVEELFESRRPKAMAIMSEIGGTVHIDDTKKTRHAEINGVDENGAPITKSYLIPFGQRLKVMEGDVVAKGALLTEGHAYPQDILAVQGPIATQNYLISEVQKVYRLQGVDINDKHIEVIVRQMMRKVRIEDSGSSDFIMGSIVNRRDVMIKNEEIQARIDAGETDLKLVQASQVLLGITKSSLATDSFLSAASFQETTRVLTEAAIKGKVDPLAGLKENVIIGKLIPAGTGLPEVEEELVQAEIARDAAEAAYDH comes from the coding sequence ATGGAAAATAAAGAATTCGATTCTATTAAGATCGGCCTTGCCTCCCCGGACCAGATCCGTGCCTGGAGCTATGGTGAGGTCACCAAGCCCGAAACCATCAACTACCGTACCCTGAAGCCGGAGCGCGACGGCCTGTACTGCGAGCGCATTTTTGGACCTACTAAGGACTGGGAGTGCCACTGCGGTAAGTACAAGCGCATCCGCTACAAGGGTAAGATCTGCGATAAGTGCGGTGTTGAAGTCACCCGCGCCAAGGTCCGCCGTGAGCGCATGGGCCACATCGAGCTGGCTGCACCCGTTTCGCACATCTGGTATTTCAAGGGTATCCCCAGCCGTATCGGCCTGATGCTGGACATCAGCCCCCGTCAGCTGGATAAAGTCCTCTACTTCGCCAACTACATCGTTACCGACCCCGGTTTCACCCCGCTGGAGAAAAAACAGCTGCTGACCGAGCGCGAGTACAAGGAGATGCGCGAAAAGTACGAGGATACGTTTGAAGCCGGCATGGGTGCTGAAGCCATCCAGAAGCTGCTGGCTGAGATCGACCTCGAAAAGCTCTCTGCCGAGCTGCGCGAGGAACTGGAGCATGCCAACGGCCAGAAGCGCGTCCGCCTGCTGAAGCGTCTCGAGTGCGTCGAGAGCTTCCTGGAGAGCAACCAGCGCCCCGAGTGGATGATCATGACGGTCATCCCCGTGATCCCGCCGGATCTGCGCCCGTTGCTGCAGCTGGATGGCGGCCGTTTCGCCACCTCCGACCTGAACGATCTGTATCGCCGTGTCATCAACCGCAACAACCGTCTGCGCCGCCTGCTGGAGTTGGGGGCGCCCGACATCATCGTGCGCAACGAGAAGCGTATGCTGCAGGAAGCTGTCGATGCCCTGATCGATAACGGCCGCCGCGGCCGCCCGGTCACCGGCGCCAACAACCGTGCGCTGAAGTCCCTGTCCGATATGCTGAAAGGCAAGCAGGGCCGCTTCCGCCAGAACCTGCTGGGCAAGCGTGTTGACTACTCCGGCCGTTCCGTTATCGTCGTCGGCCCCGAGCTGAAGATGTATCAGTGCGGTCTGCCCAAGGAGATGGCCCTCGAGCTGTTCAAGCCCTTCGTCATGAAGGACCTGGTCGAGAAGGAGAAGGCCAACAATATCAAGTCCGCCCGCAAGATGGTCGAGCGTGCCCGCCCCGAGGTTTGGGACTCTCTGGAGACCGTCATCAAGGGCCACCCCGTCCTGCTGAACCGTGCACCTACGCTGCACCGTCTGGGCATCCAGGCTTTCGAACCTGTCCTGGTCGAGGGCCGTGCCATCAAGCTGCACCCCCTGGTCTGCACCCCCTTCAACGCCGACTTCGACGGCGACCAGATGGCTGTCCATCTGCCGCTGTCCACCGAGGCCCAGCGTGAAGCCAAGATGCTGATGCTGGCCTCCGGCAACCTGCTGAAGCCCTCTGACGGCGAGCCCGTCACCGTGCCCACGCAGGATATGATCCTGGGCAGCTACTACCTGACCCTGGTCAACCCCGATGATAAGGGCCACGGCAAGATCTTCCGCGATGAGAGCGAGGCTATGATGGCTTACTCTTCCGGCCTGATCACGCTGCAGGCACCCATCAAGGTGCGCCGCACCTTGACTTTCGACGGTGTGGAGGAGACCGCTCTGGTCGACACCACCATGGGTCAGATCATCTTCAACAACCCCATCCCGCAGGACCTGGGCTATGTCGATCGTACCGACCCGGCTACCAAGTTCGACTACGAGATGAACCCCCGTACCCTGAAGATCGCTTCCGGCGGTAAGAGCGACAAGCTGACCAAGAAAGGTCTGCCTGACATCATCAGCCGCTGCCTGACCAAGCATGGCACCAAAGTCTGCGCCATGATGCTGGATCAGATCAAGGCACAGGGTTATAAGTACTCCACGCTGTCCGCTATCACGGTCGCCGTTCCCGATGCCATCATCCCCGATGAGAAGCCCGCGATCCTGGCCGCCGCCGATAAGAAGATCGAGAAGGTCATGAAGAACTTCAACCGCGGTCTTATTTCGGACGAGGAGCGCTACCGCAGCACCGTTGCTATCTGGCAGGCTGCTACCGAGGAAGTTTCCGATGCTCTGAGCAACAACCTGAAGGCCCACCACCAGCGCAACCCCATCTATATGATGTCCGACTCTGGTGCTCGTGGTTCTATGGACCAGATCAAGCAGCTGGCCGGCATGCGCGGTCTGTTGGCTAACACGGCCGGTAAGACCCTGGAAATGCCCATTCGTGCTAACTACCGTGAAGGCCTGAATATCCTGGAATACTTCATTTCTTCTCGAGGCGCCCGTAAGGGTCTGGCTGATACCGCTCTGCGTACCGCTGACTCTGGCTACCTGACCCGTCGTCTGGTCGATGTCTCCCAGGAAGTTATCATCCGTGAGGAAGACTGCCACGCTACCGAGGGTATCTGGGTCCGCGAGATCAGCGAAGGTAACTCCGTTGTCGAGAGCTTCAAGGAGCGCTTGAACGGCCGCTACGCCCTGCATGACGTTATGGACCCCACCACCGGTGAGCTCCTGGTCAGCAAGGACAAGATGATGGATATGTTCGACGCCGAGAAGATCGCCAACGCCGGTATCACCGAGCTGGAGATCCGCTCCGTCATGACCTGCCGTGCCCACGTCGGCGTCTGCGCCCGCTGCTACGGCTCCAACATGTCCAACGGCGAGTGTGTCAAGGTCGGCGAGTCTGTCGGTATCATCGCTGCCGAGTCCATCGGCGAACCCGGTACCCAGCTGACCATGCGTACCTTCCATACCGGCGGTATCGCATCTGCCGAAGATATCACGCAGGGTCTTCCTCGTGTTGAGGAACTGTTCGAGAGCCGCCGCCCGAAGGCCATGGCTATCATGTCCGAGATCGGCGGTACCGTCCACATCGACGATACCAAGAAGACCCGCCATGCCGAGATCAACGGCGTGGACGAGAACGGCGCACCCATCACCAAGAGCTACCTGATCCCGTTCGGTCAGCGCCTCAAGGTCATGGAGGGCGACGTCGTCGCCAAGGGTGCTCTGCTGACCGAAGGCCACGCTTATCCCCAGGATATTCTGGCCGTCCAGGGTCCCATCGCCACCCAGAACTACCTGATCAGCGAAGTTCAGAAGGTCTACCGTCTGCAGGGCGTTGACATCAACGATAAGCATATCGAAGTCATCGTCCGCCAGATGATGCGTAAGGTCCGCATCGAGGATTCCGGCTCCAGCGACTTTATCATGGGCAGCATCGTGAACCGCCGCGATGTCATGATCAAGAACGAGGAGATCCAGGCCCGCATCGATGCCGGCGAGACCGATCTGAAGCTGGTCCAGGCCAGCCAGGTCCTGCTTGGTATCACCAAGTCCAGCTTGGCCACCGACTCCTTCCTGTCCGCTGCTTCCTTCCAGGAGACCACCCGTGTCCTGACCGAAGCCGCCATCAAGGGTAAGGTCGACCCGCTGGCCGGTCTGAAGGAGAACGTCATCATCGGTAAGCTCATCCCCGCCGGCACTGGTCTGCCGGAGGTCGAGGAAGAGCTCGTCCAGGCTGAGATCGCCCGCGACGCCGCCGAAGCCGCTTACGACCACTAA